The genomic DNA acgtattattactaattttattaaattataagTTTTGTATAACGTGATTTTCGTAATTAACACATTCAAAAGCGTTTAACGTACAAAGGCAGTCTGTCTGGGCGCCAGATTTATCCCCTACTAGTGCAGACACAGAGAGGTGTGACCAGAGGAAAAGCGAGAGAAAGCCCTCAGaacagaaagagagagagagagagtttcaTTAGATACAGACCTGTCGGCTAACCGATCCTAACTGTTTACAAAAATAGACTGTTTGGTTACAATAAACACGtccaatttatatattttcaggctTACAAATCGAACAGTGAGACTTACACATTTCATGACAAATACTTCGGACGTGATCTGGACACGGATGGGGCAGTCAAAGAACTCCAGCAGTTTTTTCATAATGATGTTGAACTAAGAGTTGACGTTGTTCGCAAAATTGTAAGGAAACTAGAAACTCTTCAGTCTGTATTGCTGTCGCAGACAGATCTCTTCTTCCATTCGGCTTCACTGCTCCTTATATATGACGGTGCAAATCCAAAGTGTTCACCTTGTTCTGAGTGCAATAAAGGCACAAGTTTGCAATGCGATAGTAGTAAAGTCAGTGTAAAATCTAGTCTAGAAACTGATGTGAGCTCAAAGTCTAGTTTAGAAGCTCATGATCGCCTTACATCTAGTTTACCAGATGAAAGCAGCATTACCTCTAGTTTAGAAGATGAAACTAGATTTAAAGCTAGTTTAGAAGGCGATCTTAAGCCTGATTATAAAACTGATGTTTGCTCAAAATCTAGTTTAGAggaaatgaattttaaacatcaGGTAAACGAATCAAGCAAAACATCAGATACAACCATACATTCTCGAACCTCTGAACAGGAAAGCATGCCTATTTGCGGACACTGCTATGGTAGTGGTTTGGGACAGGCGAAGGTAGATGTTAGAATGATCGACTTTGCACATGTCAGTGAAAAGTTCCCTGATGAAGATGAAATTGAAAACATCGCTGATGATACAATCGTGTTTGGGCTGATAAAACTAAAGGAAATATTAACACGGATTCTTGAGAGCTCGCAACCAATATAATGTGTTTGGTGTAGCGGGAACGTGTAGCTATTATTCATTATAGGGTTTGTTAGTGACATTCAACGGAAATATGTGATGTCAGTATGACCCCACATATGTCCATTGAGGGTCACTAAGTGACTAACAAACCCTATAATTGAttaatgagccacgccatgagaaaaccaacatagtgggtttgcgaccagcatggatccagaccagcctgagcctccgcgcagtctggtcaggatccatgctgttcgctttttaaagcttattgcaattagagaaaccgtgagaaaaccaacatagtgggtttgcgaccagcatggatccagaccagcctgagcctccgcgcagtctggtcaggatccatgctgttcgcttttaaagcttattgcaattagagaaaccgtaagcgaacagcatggatcctgaccagactgcgcggatgcgcaggctggtctggatcaatgatggtcgcaaacccactatgttggttttgtcatggcgtggctcattaaATCTAATTAAATGGATACTACTTTGTCAGCATAATGTTTTATTTAGATGTTGCTGTATAGCATTGGGTTCTTATTCTCAGCACAGGtgttcaggccccgtgttcacaaaacattttcagtcttagctgagtttgataatgaaactttatttgccATTTATATCTCAATAGCATGTTTGAAAACTAAATtctaagttaataactattttcaagtggctattcagtattgatggtcagactcagatggaatttaaccttgaagatttagtaaataaaacctgtaaaaatatcctttggaagcaaagaatgcaaccaagaagaataatagcagactcggtttgatcgagtttgttcatgagaggtaacgaaatgtgcaacacttctcacgtcccctagcgccacttatcagaaaatataacaacactgtgttattttactatcaaaatttcaaactcagctgagaccgaaaaaatgttttgtgaacacggggccagtgTTGCTAGCGATTCGCTCGGCATATTCTCAGAGTTCATATTTAGGAGAGAATAACTTTATTATAACTATGACTTTATTATAActatgatatataatataattatgaaagaTAACTATATAAATGTTGTCCCAAAACGATTTTCTTCCGAGGTTTTGAACATTTCTCAAACTTAGAATTGGATTTTCCTATTACCACAACCGGCGAgttagatatattatttttttaccgttaatttaattttttacccACTAATTACAGGGAACATACCAGATCGTTACTGTGATATCATATAATTGAAGTCCTGAAGTGTAAACAGTTAGTATTCTCTGCTAATACCTCAACTGTCGCAAACTGGTCACAGACTTCAGCTTTCTGCTGAAAGTACAGTGCCATATAATTGcagcatttaataaaatgaacAGCGTACATTTGATAACGCCATTGTTGTACATGTATGACGTCACTGTTGTATTACGTTAATGTAACGGTTAATGTAACGGCCttgtgtcatttttttctattaattgatgGGTAATTAGTCCAGTAAACCGTTTTGAGAAAATAAATCCATAATACCAGTTTAAGTTGTAAGAAAGAACCTCGGgtcttttaaacaaaatctcaACTTCATTTGGTATTCTTAAAGGTGCGGTAGATTTACTGTTCATATATTTTGGTTTGAAGACAAAATAGAATTAAACGTAATGGGACTTTTATGTTTGTACGATTTGTTCTTGCAGATGCATAAATAAGATGTTAAATTTCGTATACTAAACTTTTGTAATACAGTTATAAAGCATTTATTACATAGCCatgttaaacttttaaaatatacttgtggtatatttttgtattaatacattttacatgAGTAAAATATGCCTTGATTTCAGGTGGCATTCCAGgctatttatttgatttttgttcGTTTTATAATCAATTGATTCTTACAAATACatataaattgttcaaaatgaaatgttagaaCCTGTACATGAGCCTATTTACATTTCATAacattaatataaatgaaaacaaacaaaatttacctctgttgttgtttttatacaaCTGCTTTAACTTATTATTATACCCCCGTCATTTCGAAATGGATTTGCAAATCTCAGATATCTTCCAAGAGTAGATACTTACtaacataacaatataaaaatgtggaaaacccCAAGTCGCCCAttacgacataaacgaaaatgttgcaggctcggtttgattgaacctgttcagaGACGTtaatggaaatgcaagctaccgtccacgccctctagccccgggttgaacagaactcgtGATTTACACAGGTTATAGGTACcaaataaaatttagagacattcgcagatgtattcatacggcggtgcacatggaatcttcaatgagtgcaattccatgaaaagcggcgtatggtccccagataaaataatagctttgccctaaacgagtaAACAGCGTAACTAAAAAAAATTGGAATTTAGAATGGGGATCAGTGGTTATGGAGCACGCATGTCAGAAAAActaccaaaagacaaaattaaaaagcaggcaccatatccaagtgattaaacaatacccaaagcttttaaagcggggATATTGGAACCTAAGCAGAAATGTTCAAGctaaaaaattaaacagtacactaacacaaagTAAATGTCGTTCTGAACGATCTGAAAATATCGAAATCTTTTCCATATCTAGAATATGTGCCAACTggtatatacattaaaaaaagtGTGAATTCATATTTGGTAATAATACCTAAGCACTTAAAACACGAACAGATGGTTTGACTCTATTTCTATATACCCATCATCCTTTATAATTATGCAAGATAAATCGTTGTTTTTGAATGGTCGGTTAATGAATTAATATTGTGGTATCCTTTATAATTACGGAAGATAAATCGTTGTTTTTGAATGGTCGGTTAATGAATTAACATTGTGGTCCATCAACACCGTTTCATACTATGTGACGTTGGAACCTGTCCCACAGAGCTTGTAAATTTATTCCAAATTctgattatttaaatatttactacgttaaaatatttcataattggaCGCATATGTCGAATATCAATCTAGTTTGCAAACACTTATGCGACAATACAATGCTCCAAACGTAGACGTTTAAGGTAGATCTCCATTATCTTAACTTGTAACTATGCTGCATGGaagatacaaataaaaaataaaaatttaagcaCTTTTTGCACTTCAAAAGTAAATATGGTTAAACCACAGGCATGAGTATCAGAGCAgggtccaaaatgaaaaatatgtagtgaaatatgagcccccttcaaatgAGATATACGATCTACCGAAGGCTGGAATTCATTCTGACGGTACTTATATAATACAGCtatagtaaacaagagggccaagatggccctaggtcgctcacctaagaaacacaccataacagtgtaaaacatgtttgacctagtgatttcctggaaacaaatattctgaccagttttcattaagattggaccaaaaaattggtctcttgcgataaaacaagcattttcttagatatgacctagtttttgaccctagatgacccatgttcaaactcgacctagattttatcagggcaatcattctgaccaaaattcatgaagatcagttgaaaaatacagtctctatcgcatacacaagttttttctttgatttgaccaagtgacctagtttttgacctcagatgacccatattcaaattcgacctagatttcattaaggcaatcatcctgaccaaatttcatgaagatcaattgaaaaatacatcctctattgcatacacaatgttttccttcgatttgatttagtgacctagtttttgacccgagatgacccattttcgaactttgcctagattttatcaaggtaatcattttggctaaatttcatgaagaccagttgaaaagtacagcctctattgcatacacaaggtttttctttgatttgacctagtgacctagtttttgaccccagatgacccattttcgaacttggtctaaatttcatcaaggtaatcattctgaccaaaattcatgcagatcaattgaaaaatacagcccctatcgcatacacaaggttttcctttgatttgacctagtgacctagtttttgaccccagataacccattttcgaactcagcctagactttatttatgtaatcattctgaccaaaattcatgaagatcaattgaaaaatacagcctctatcgcatacacaaggttgttctttgatttgacctagtgacctagttttgacccgagatgacccattttcgaactcggcctagatttcatcaaggcaatcattctgaccaatattcatgaagatcaattgaaaaatacagcctctatcgcatacacaaggtttttctttgatttgacctagtgacctagtttttgacccgagatggcccattttcaaattcggcctagacttcatcaaggttatcattctgaccaaaattcatgaagaataattgaaaactacagcctctatcgcatacacaaggtgtttctttgatttgacctagtgacctagtttttgacccgagatgacccatttttgacctcggcctagatttcatcaaggcaatcattctgaccaaaattcatgaagatcaattgaaaaatacagtctctatcacatacacaaggtttttctttgatttgacctagtgacctagttttttacccgagatcacccattttcaaactcggcctagatttcatcaagattatcattctgaccaatattcatgaagattaattgaaaaattcagcctcttacgcatacacaaggtatttctttgatttgacctagtgacctagtttttgaaccagatgacccattttcgaactcggcctagatttcatcaaggtaatcattctgaccaaaattcatgaagatcagttgaaaaataccgcctcaatcgcatacacaagctatatgttgacggacgacagacagacagacgacagacgacggacgccggacatcgagcgatcagaaaaactcacctgagcattgctcaggtgagcttaagaTGGCAGGCGGATAAAGTGGGCCCTTCCTGGATTAATATGTATTCCAAAGTGTGGTCTTAATTGAACTAAAATACATGAAGCACTGTACACACTGCTAAATTAATCTTGTAATTAATCCAGTTCCGATCCAGTCTGATGGGACGAATTCAGTTTACTGCGGGCTTAACAGGAAAATATACCAACAAGGAACACTACTATTGTTCCTTACAAGCGTCTGACTGCACTCGGGTTCTGGCTTACTTGTTTACCGAGGATCGCCTAAAGCACTGACTTACTATTTCAAGGAAATGTCACGATTCCTGTAAAACCACTTTCttgattatttcaaaatctttgtAACACAACTGCTGTggttataaattaaattattaccaCACCACTTTGATTTTATGAAAAGTCAACACATATGTTAAACTGAAACACATGACGTCTAGTTTTAGGAATCTATTTTAATCTTTCTCAAATAAACACACATTCATAACTACTAAGGTTTAATACGTCTATCAACATCGTAATTTTTTCAGTCACTgaagataattaaaataataaacaaattctCCAATCTCATTCACTGAAAAATATATGTGTCCATATTATCAGAACATTCTACATTCTGCATATAAGTCACAACTACTATTACATCAACTTCAGTATAATCTGAAGTTAAAAGTATAAATTAAGCAAAATTAAGCATAATTaagcataaaaaattaaaataataataagaaaacaAGGCTTCtaaaaattctacaaaattcAACATAACTAAAAACTAATGTTCTTGAAATGACAGTAAAATTCTAGTCCTGAGAAATCTCTGTATACATTTTTAATACACACTTTCCATTGATCAGTTCTAGTCATTCGAGAATGTATATAAAGGCAGATTTTTCAAGATTTCTCTAAAACTACTCATGTCCTAAGACTTTTCATAAATCTTAAGACTAATATTTACAACATGTTATCAGATATTGAAGATAGAAATATcaggaaaaaatataaattgagccatgccatgataAAAcgaatatagtgggtttgcgaccagcatggatccagaccagcctgcgcatccgcgcagtctggtcaggatccatgctgttcgctaacagtttctccaattccaataggctttaaaagcgaacagcatggagcctgaccagactgcgcgggtgcgcaggctggtctggatccatgctggtcgcaaacctactatgttcgttttctcatggcacggctcaaatatacatTTAGAAGCAggtctttgtttttaaaacaattgtgtTTCGAGGCGGGAAAATGTGAACTATTTTTTTTGCTAATAACTTTATCAAATCAGTCCAATTTACTTTAAAACTCACACAACAGTGTTATAAGATGCTGTCTAAACCATTATCCCTAAACAGTGTTAAACAGTAAATTCAAAAAGGTATtaacaaaaagcaaaatgtaTCTGAATATAGCCAAACCCAGTTTACCAAATTCAGTAAAATGTTAAGACACTAAACACATTgttctggggccgtattcataaagcatcttaagtgtaagtataagaaattgattatttacttaagtattacttaggttagaaatttattttataagtatatttgttattcataaaacaacttaataagtaattcttgtttttttattatggacgaaaacattaaaaaaaaacccattaatttcagacagatacaacatgcacaattatgtttaaagtgcttttatctgaaaacagctgttttatgactagaacttaagtttttacttagacttaagttgaaatcaccacaaacttaagtaaaatcttaaacttaagtcaaaacttatacttaagatgctttatgaatacggcccagATGTCCTCTTAGTAAAGTATTCGTCAATCGATTGTTTAACACAAATTCACAACTACTTCAAACTTTTTAGCGAACATGAAATGACTATACGTAACGCAAGGCGTTGTTGTTGTGTCGATTCGGGGTTGAATCGTAGTTCAAGGCTGTCATTAGTGTATTGAAAAAGGCAAAACAGACgctagaataaaaaaaagtaatgataataacaatactaataataacatattttgctCGGGTCAGGATACAAGTGcattttgtttaacttttaagataattgagccgtgccatgagaaaaccaacatggtggctttgcgaccagcatggatccagaccagactgcttcaaagcctactgcaattagagaaactgttagcgaacagcatggattctgaccagactgcgcggatgcgcaggctggtctcgatccatgctggtcgcaaagccactatgttggttttctcatggcacggctcatatttctttTGCTTACGTTTACAAAGCTATAAAGCCTGGGTTTGCAAAGTAATTAAAGCTACGTTTAAAGGTAGGGACCTTCTGAGGCCATTTCTGGCTTTTTTTTAAGCTTATATGTTGGATAATCCGATCTTCCGTAGAAAATTAAAAGTGTTTATGATCTGTGCTTGTTAATATAATTAACCAACAGGATTTCCCGATCATCTGACGTAAAATGTTGTGTATGTTTCTATTTCAATACAAAATTACCACTTCCTAGTTCGTATGTATGTTGCTAAGCATTATAAACAGTGACGAAGTTATCCGTAAATGTTGTTTACACGAGGGGTGTTCAAAACCGGCTCCCATTACATGCAATGCATGAGAAAAAATACCAGAATTCACTACtcttaaattaataataaaacgtttgcaatatatattattctacaaataaGGAAATACCATAAACAAAATCGACGTTATTAAAAACGTTAATTTTCCGCCCAGAAACGCTTATCGACCTAATACATAAATGACCAAAAACACATATATTATATAAGATACCAGTTTCTACGGAATCCGGTTAATTAAGCTCatgtcgtgtgtcgtccgtcgttATTGAGGACTGGTCTCTCGACACACGATGGGCAACAAGACGAACGACACGAAACGCGACAATACAAAACGACAGACACGGCACATGGCAATGCGACACGATGAAAGATAATGTGACACAAAtgacattcttgcataaaaaactttgttggttttttttttgcctggttcgggcatgcacaaacagtgaaaaaacgtgtacaaacaaggagattctcgtgagcacgcgctgttggtgaacacTTTGAACATGCTGTTCCGGGTCCGATGAAGACAAAAATGGGCACCGAATCAGTTTTAGTCGAAGCCGAAAGGTCCGAGAGTTATAGAATCGTTTCACCTGccttttcatcaaatttcatttttcaaccTTAATTTACTTTCAGCTTGCAATAAGTGCTTCCTCTCTTGATATGCGTCTGCATTGACGTTTCGTATTTTCTATTATTACGCGTGTTTGACTCAAAGACGCGATTTGATCCACGAAAATGACAGACAAATAACGtttagaaaaatacaatttcgctttttaaattaattgaatCGAGAAAGTTAATGTACAGACATTATATCTtaactatttcttttaaaaaatgtttgtatctACTTTACACATCTTATGCAGCCCACTGATGATGTGCAATGTGAAGCATAAACATGGCGAAGTTGAAAGGGTATAACCTGCAAACTATAAGTTTGAAGCATTTTTTCTGTAGTTTTTGAACATTTGATCAACACATATATGGTGTGTCGAGCATCGTGTCGCATTGTCACGTGTCGTGTCGCGCGTCGTTTCGTTTTGTTGCGCGTTCATCACATATTGTGCATCGATCTTGAAGACAGTCGACACATAACCCGACGAGAGACAATGCGACACCAACCACGACACACACTACGACATGCGACAATACGACGTGCGGCAATTCGACATAAATGCCGCATGTCGTGTCACATTACCTTGTTTCGTGTCGTGTGTCATGTCCTATTGTCGCGCGTGTATCGTACTTCATGTCGCGAGTCAACCTAAAACAAGAAGGACGACACATGATGTGAACTAAACGGGATTCCGTGTGTTTCTTATTGGACATTTTTAGCAAATAATGCGAACtgaatatatttctgtttaataattttaatgAGAAACACACGGAATCCCGTTTAGTTCACATCATGTGTCGTCTTTCTTGTTTTGGGTTGACTCGCGACATGAAGTACGATACACGCGCGACAATAGGACATGACACACGACACGAAACAAgataatttaaagtattttgtaaaCAACCCTCGTATATGCTGGCCTTTCGAAATATTTCTTAACACTACAATATATTACAATCATGCTACTCATATTTTAAACTTTTCGTTATAAACAGTATTTTAGGACATGAAAAATACATAGAacatataaaaaaagtataagGAGACTGTTCAAAAGTAACATTGGGAACGGAATAGTGAGTGTAATATTTTATCTAACAATCTTATAACAGAGTGTGTGTTCAAGTGATCATTATATTTATTCGCTGATCGGAAATGGAAAGGTTAGTTATCTACatcaatttcatttataaatacgAGTAGTAAAGTAGTTTTATGTTAAGTATCGATACAAGCGTACTTGAAACGATTTTCACATGTCTTTTGCAAACACATTCAAAACGACACAAACATATAACTAATAATGTAGAGATAACgtatgttttttcgtgttataacggctgcagaatcccgaggaattggttggtgcccgagcccgacTGTTATatcacgaaatgaacatgcgctaacgctattctagtaTAAAACTCGTAAAAACTAATAAACGAATATATTATCCtgcaacgtcattaaatttcaatgaaatgcgcgggaatgtctgcgtAGTTTCCTCACGTTGAggtcatttccttttaaattatccattttggggccgtaatgcgtctacgctttgccacggaacgcgcatatataaaaagatgttttaacagCACATGAGCAC from Mercenaria mercenaria strain notata chromosome 11, MADL_Memer_1, whole genome shotgun sequence includes the following:
- the LOC123533005 gene encoding inositol hexakisphosphate kinase 3-like isoform X2 translates to MMSDHHSNEVEVELRPFKHQVGGHTCVLEVTKSAICKPFIPREAWFYEHEPEELKDFTPKYLGETFVTCDIQDDRKCLVARIPAEILNPGGLSRPEPVHEPVIHSTNNPYPKKRRKRPHRDSRSNLEAWSSTCIDRQINKYGFWANNQPQKFIILENLVYDYEHPCLMDLKMGRRQFGVDSNEEKRKLLENRCACSTSATLGFRISGSQAYKSNSETYTFHDKYFGRDLDTDGAVKELQQFFHNDVELRVDVVRKIVRKLETLQSVLLSQTDLFFHSASLLLIYDGANPKCSPCSECNKGTSLQCDSSKVSVKSSLETDVSSKSSLEAHDRLTSSLPDESSITSSLEDETRFKASLEGDLKPDYKTDVCSKSSLEEMNFKHQVNESSKTSDTTIHSRTSEQESMPICGHCYGSGLGQAKVDVRMIDFAHVSEKFPDEDEIENIADDTIVFGLIKLKEILTRILESSQPI
- the LOC123533005 gene encoding inositol hexakisphosphate kinase 3-like isoform X1, giving the protein MARYGCFLAAGLSLIFGMESIADSGVSHFEDNEVLRILMMSDHHSNEVEVELRPFKHQVGGHTCVLEVTKSAICKPFIPREAWFYEHEPEELKDFTPKYLGETFVTCDIQDDRKCLVARIPAEILNPGGLSRPEPVHEPVIHSTNNPYPKKRRKRPHRDSRSNLEAWSSTCIDRQINKYGFWANNQPQKFIILENLVYDYEHPCLMDLKMGRRQFGVDSNEEKRKLLENRCACSTSATLGFRISGSQAYKSNSETYTFHDKYFGRDLDTDGAVKELQQFFHNDVELRVDVVRKIVRKLETLQSVLLSQTDLFFHSASLLLIYDGANPKCSPCSECNKGTSLQCDSSKVSVKSSLETDVSSKSSLEAHDRLTSSLPDESSITSSLEDETRFKASLEGDLKPDYKTDVCSKSSLEEMNFKHQVNESSKTSDTTIHSRTSEQESMPICGHCYGSGLGQAKVDVRMIDFAHVSEKFPDEDEIENIADDTIVFGLIKLKEILTRILESSQPI